A genomic region of Dactylococcopsis salina PCC 8305 contains the following coding sequences:
- a CDS encoding transcriptional repressor has protein sequence MQPYTSSSLKAELNSRGWRLTPQRETILHVFQNLPRGHHLSAEELFHLLEKRGEEISLSTIYRSVKLMTRMGILRELELAEGHKHYELHRPHPHHHHHIVCIQCNRTIEFNNDSILKQSLKQAEKEGLQLIDCQLTIMTICPEAIRMGWPSALPSNWACTRAISESDQQESIEHIEQEIAESESNSKDKQ, from the coding sequence ATGCAACCTTATACCTCATCCTCCCTCAAAGCCGAGTTAAACTCTCGTGGTTGGCGACTCACTCCCCAGCGAGAGACAATCCTCCATGTTTTCCAAAACCTACCGAGAGGACATCATCTCAGCGCAGAAGAACTATTCCATCTCCTAGAAAAGCGCGGCGAAGAGATCAGCCTCTCTACAATTTATCGTAGTGTGAAACTAATGACTCGCATGGGGATTTTACGAGAGTTAGAACTTGCCGAAGGACATAAACATTATGAACTTCATCGTCCTCATCCCCATCACCATCATCACATTGTTTGTATTCAATGTAACCGCACGATCGAGTTTAATAACGATTCCATTCTCAAACAAAGCCTCAAACAAGCGGAAAAAGAGGGATTACAACTCATCGACTGTCAGTTAACTATTATGACCATTTGTCCCGAAGCGATTCGGATGGGATGGCCCTCGGCACTTCCCAGTAATTGGGCTTGTACTCGCGCAATTTCCGAAAGTGATCAACAAGAAAGCATTGAACATATAGAACAAGAAATTGCCGAAAGTGAATCCAATTCTAAGGATAAACAATAA